The following proteins are co-located in the Anas platyrhynchos isolate ZD024472 breed Pekin duck chromosome 1, IASCAAS_PekinDuck_T2T, whole genome shotgun sequence genome:
- the LOC140001347 gene encoding uncharacterized protein: MTFHCAEPQGNHSGISTWNLFALLLGNFPIAHKVTGPDGNVKMQHNSIVQHAFQNPFLAILSKEQNSSGDEETDEEEDEEEVEEVEEIEEEEKEEEDEDEDEDEEEEEEEEEEEEKGEAKEEEGEAVGEETDKEAMEEKSKKKKHHSKTPEGEKSSNTTVETVETEETTQKETIIEQEKESTGNHTVNDSSENTEDQIAEGIAGRKKFSLFKRKPLTSQKNVCNRKEDLSGKPFQSEQEKEKEDLSGEDSKDENQNHTLENSKETVTNQDRRMKSSTCILL, translated from the exons ATGACTTTCCACTGTGCAGAGCCCCAGGGAAACCACAGTGGGATCTCCACATGGAATCTTTTTGCACTGCTCCTGGGAAACTTCCCAATAGCACACAAGGTCACAGGACCAGATGGCAATGTAAAAATG CAGCACAACAGTATCGTGCAGCATGCatttcaaaatccttttttgGCCATCTTGTCAAAGGAACAAAACTCATCTGgagatgaggagacagatgaagaagaagatgaagaagaagtggaagaagtggaagaaatagaagaagaggagaaggaagaggaagatgaggatgaagacgaggatgaagaggaggaagaggaggaggaagaggaggaagaaaaaggagaagcaaaagaagaagaaggagaagcagTAGGAGAAGAAACAGACAAAGAGGCAATGGAggaaaaatccaaaaaaaagaaacatcataGTAAAACACCTGAGGGAGAGAAAAGCAGTAATACCACAGTGGAAACTGTAGAG ACAGAAGAGACTACTCAGAAAGAGACCATCATTGAGCAGG AGAAAGAAAGCACTGGCAACCATACTGTGAATGATTCTTCAGAGAACACTGAGGACCAAATAGCTGAAGGAATAGCTGGGAGAAAGAAG TTTTCCCTGTTTAAGCGAAAGCCACTGACAAGCCAGAAGAATGTATGTAACAGAAAGGAGGATTTATCTGGAAAGCCATTCCAGAgtgaacaagaaaaagaaaaggaagatttaTCTGGTGAAGACAGTAAAGATGAAAATCAGAACCATACATTGGAGAATTCCAAGGAAACTGTGACTAACCAGGATAGAAGGATGAAATCTTCTACTTGTATTTTACTCTAA